A DNA window from Desertifilum tharense IPPAS B-1220 contains the following coding sequences:
- the guaA gene encoding glutamine-hydrolyzing GMP synthase, with translation MTSQTAQDPQVQSLGSLNRQMIVILDFGSQYSELIARRIRETQVYSEVLSYRTSVEQLKQLNPKGIILSGGPNSVYDQNAPHCDPEIWQLGIPVLGVCYGMQLMVQQLGGQVVRAERAEYGKASILIDDPTDLLTNVEDGSTMWMSHGDACESLPEGFEILAHTENTPCAAIADHERKLYGVQFHPEVVHSVGGLALIRNFVYHICRCEPTWTTEAFVEESIREIRAKVGDKRVLLALSGGVDSSTLAFLLHKAIGDQLTCMFIDQGFMRKDEPETLVEIFRDQFHIPVVHVKARDRFLAIIDGITDPEEKRKRIGHEFIRVFEEESKRLGPFDYLAQGTLYPDVIESADTNVDPQTGERVAVKIKSHHNVGGLPKDLRFKLVEPLRKLFKDEVRKLGRSIGLPEEIVQRHPFPGPGLAIRILGEVTDERLDILREADFIVRQEIKERGIYHDFWQAFAVLLPIRSVGVMGDQRTYAYPIVLRLVSSEDGMTADWSRVSYDLLEAISNRIVNEVRGVNRVVYDVTSKPPGTIEWE, from the coding sequence ATGACTAGTCAAACTGCCCAAGACCCCCAAGTTCAATCTTTGGGGTCGCTGAACCGTCAGATGATCGTAATTCTGGACTTTGGTTCGCAATACTCCGAACTGATTGCGCGTCGCATCCGCGAAACTCAAGTTTACTCCGAAGTCCTCTCGTATCGCACCAGCGTTGAACAACTGAAACAATTAAATCCCAAAGGCATTATTTTATCCGGCGGGCCTAACTCAGTCTACGACCAAAACGCCCCCCATTGCGACCCGGAAATCTGGCAACTGGGTATCCCGGTTTTAGGGGTCTGTTATGGGATGCAGTTAATGGTACAACAACTGGGCGGTCAAGTGGTGCGGGCCGAACGGGCGGAATATGGCAAAGCTTCTATTCTAATTGATGACCCGACAGACTTATTGACCAACGTGGAAGATGGTTCGACCATGTGGATGAGTCATGGGGATGCCTGTGAGAGTTTACCAGAAGGGTTTGAAATTCTCGCCCATACCGAGAATACCCCTTGCGCGGCGATCGCCGATCACGAACGCAAACTCTACGGCGTTCAGTTTCACCCAGAAGTGGTTCATTCCGTGGGGGGACTGGCGTTAATTCGCAACTTTGTCTATCACATTTGTCGCTGCGAACCCACTTGGACAACCGAAGCCTTCGTAGAAGAGTCCATTCGCGAAATTCGGGCGAAAGTTGGCGACAAACGGGTTTTACTGGCTTTATCGGGTGGGGTCGATTCTTCTACCCTTGCCTTTTTACTGCATAAAGCGATTGGCGATCAACTGACTTGCATGTTTATCGACCAAGGGTTTATGCGGAAGGACGAACCGGAAACCCTCGTTGAGATTTTCCGCGACCAATTTCACATCCCGGTGGTTCATGTTAAAGCGCGCGATCGCTTTTTAGCAATCATTGACGGAATTACCGATCCCGAAGAGAAACGCAAGCGTATTGGTCATGAGTTTATCCGCGTTTTTGAAGAAGAATCCAAACGCCTCGGCCCCTTTGATTATCTCGCCCAAGGAACCCTATATCCTGACGTGATTGAATCCGCCGATACGAACGTCGATCCCCAAACTGGGGAACGCGTCGCGGTGAAAATTAAAAGTCACCACAACGTTGGCGGACTTCCCAAAGATTTGCGGTTTAAATTAGTCGAACCCCTCCGCAAATTATTTAAAGATGAGGTTCGCAAACTCGGTCGTTCTATTGGTTTACCCGAAGAAATTGTCCAGCGTCACCCCTTCCCCGGCCCCGGTTTAGCGATTCGGATTTTGGGAGAAGTCACTGACGAACGCTTAGACATTCTGCGGGAAGCCGATTTTATTGTCCGCCAAGAAATCAAAGAACGCGGTATTTATCACGATTTTTGGCAAGCCTTTGCGGTTCTGTTACCCATTCGCAGCGTCGGCGTCATGGGGGATCAACGCACTTATGCTTATCCTATTGTCTTGCGTTTGGTGTCGAGTGAAGATGGCATGACCGCAGACTGGTCAAGGGTTTCCTATGATTTATTAGAAGCCATTTCTAACCGAATTGTGAATGAAGTTCGGGGCGTGAATCGGGTGGTTTATGATGTCACCTCGAAGCCGCCTGGAACCATTGAATGGGAATGA
- a CDS encoding YheT family hydrolase, which translates to MNQTTYTPPWYLRNGLALTLYTALWASRDWEKTTPHPEPPYQEKIFQGAGDVPLYGWVAIPDNPRATIVGTYGITGTLENQWYLRLLGRKAFALGYAVVLFDWRAHGKTAQLSPTLTSDGLYEGEDFVLIAAQAKAMGCPSKFWFTGYSLGGQLALWGVKAGQTLSEKALELGLTDADVGGGAVICPSLDSTRSLSYLVKHPLGRYLEKAIAKNLKLLAQDIHHYHPDSISLEAIERANSIWGFDHELVIERLGFPTVEAYYDASSALNILPHLSKPTLIVYAEDDPMFDPSLVPELQQVCAQNRQIDLISTPYGGHVGHFSSLAGQNRSGDGDRWWAWNRILDWLGEFNRHC; encoded by the coding sequence ATGAATCAAACGACTTACACGCCACCTTGGTATTTACGAAATGGGTTGGCGCTAACCTTATATACAGCTTTATGGGCTAGCCGAGACTGGGAGAAAACGACACCCCACCCAGAACCGCCCTATCAAGAGAAAATCTTTCAAGGGGCAGGGGATGTCCCCCTTTACGGCTGGGTGGCGATTCCCGACAATCCCCGCGCTACGATTGTGGGAACCTATGGCATTACGGGTACCTTAGAAAATCAGTGGTATTTGCGCCTCCTCGGTCGTAAAGCCTTTGCCTTGGGGTATGCTGTTGTTTTATTTGACTGGCGGGCGCATGGAAAAACGGCGCAACTCTCCCCTACCCTCACCTCCGATGGTTTATATGAGGGGGAAGATTTTGTCTTGATTGCAGCCCAAGCGAAGGCGATGGGATGTCCGTCAAAATTCTGGTTTACGGGCTATTCTCTGGGGGGACAACTGGCGCTATGGGGTGTTAAAGCGGGGCAAACCCTATCCGAGAAAGCGTTAGAACTTGGACTCACCGATGCGGATGTGGGGGGAGGTGCGGTGATTTGTCCGAGTTTGGATTCTACCCGTTCCCTATCTTATTTAGTGAAGCATCCTTTGGGGCGATATTTAGAAAAGGCGATCGCCAAAAACCTGAAACTCCTCGCCCAAGACATCCATCACTACCATCCCGATAGCATCTCCTTAGAGGCGATTGAACGCGCCAACAGCATCTGGGGATTCGACCATGAGTTAGTCATCGAACGCCTAGGTTTCCCCACCGTAGAGGCGTATTACGACGCCAGTAGCGCCCTAAATATTCTCCCCCACCTCAGCAAACCAACCCTAATTGTCTATGCTGAAGATGACCCAATGTTTGACCCTAGCCTCGTTCCTGAATTGCAGCAAGTTTGCGCCCAGAATCGCCAGATTGACTTAATTTCCACACCCTACGGCGGTCATGTGGGCCATTTCAGTAGTTTAGCGGGCCAGAACCGATCGGGAGATGGCGATCGCTGGTGGGCTTGGAACCGGATTTTAGATTGGTTAGGAGAATTCAACCGTCATTGCTAG